TGGTGGGCATGCTGAATCATTGCTTCGGAAAATGGCGGACCAATCGACTCTCGTCGGCATCGATCGGGATGACGAGGCGCTCACGGCGTGCCGGTCTCGGTTGGCCCCTTTCGGTCAGCGCGTGCGGTTGCTCAAGGGTGACTTTGTGGATGTGAAACCGTTGCTGCGGAGCGTGGGTGTTCAATCCGTCGATGGTGTCTTGTTTGACCTCGGGGTGTCCTCGCCGCAGCTGGATGATCCGCGGCGAGGCTTCAGTTTTCAGACCGATGGCCCGCTTGATATGCGCATGGATCAGGCTGGTCCCCGCACTGCGGCGCAGTTGGTCAACGAGCTGCCAGAGGCCGAGCTGGCCGATATGATTTTCGAATATGGGGAAGAGCGATTTTCCCGGCGCATTGCGCGGGCCATTGTGCAGGCGCGCGTGCTCAAGGCATTGGCAACGACTCAAGAGTTGGTGGCGGTGATCAAGGGAGCTGTGCCCGCGGCCTATCGCCACGGACGCATTCATTGCGCAACACGGACGTTTCAGGCGTTGCGGATCGCGGTCAATCGGGAGCTGGACGTGATTGCGCCGGCCATTCGCGACGCGGTGGATGTCCTGCGTCCGGGGGGGCGTCTCGCGGTCATCTCTTTTCACTCGCTTGAGGATCGCATTGTGAAACACACGTTGCGCGCCCTGGCCGATGAGCCGCAGGCGCAAATCCGGGTGCTCACCAAAAAGCCGCAAGTGCCCTCCGAGGCGGAATGCCGGGAGAATCCGCGCGCGCGGAGTGCCAAGTTGCGAGTGGCGGAGCGTCTTCCACAGGAGTGTGTCCAATGAAGAAGCTGTTGGCAGTGCTCATGGGGGTCTGTCTCGTATTTGTGTTTGTGTGGGAGCGGGTCGATATGGTGCGCCTCGGCTACCACATCGAGCGGCTGAAGCACGAAAAGGTGTTGCTTGAACGGGAGCGGGACGAGCTTCGGGTGAAGGTCGCGACGCTCAGTGCTCCCGACCGCATCGCAAAGGTGGCGACGGACAAGTTTGGGATGACGTTGCCCCAACCGGGACAAGTGGTGATGGTGCAGTCCGGACCGGCGGAATGGCCGGGGGCGTCCCGTCAAGCGGCAGAGGTGCGGCTCGCCCAAATTGATATGTCCGGAGGGAGGCGGTAGTGGCAGGTTCTCCGTCGCGCACGCGCCGATTTGTGTTGTTGCTGGTGTTGCTGTGCGGATTCGGCGTGGTGCTGTTTCGGCTCGTGTCGCTGCAAGTGTTGCAGGCGGCGGAATTGACCGTCAAGGCGGACCGGCAGCATCAAAAGACGGTGGCGTTGGAAGGCGCGCGGGGAACGATCGTGGATCGACACGGAAAGGTGCTGGCCATGAATATGGACGTGCCCTCCGTATTTGGCGTGCCGACCGCCCTCGA
This is a stretch of genomic DNA from Nitrospira sp.. It encodes these proteins:
- the rsmH gene encoding 16S rRNA (cytosine(1402)-N(4))-methyltransferase RsmH, whose translation is MAISGEVYIEGNRQHVPVFHDEVIYWLNPEGVQVLVDGTVGYGGHAESLLRKMADQSTLVGIDRDDEALTACRSRLAPFGQRVRLLKGDFVDVKPLLRSVGVQSVDGVLFDLGVSSPQLDDPRRGFSFQTDGPLDMRMDQAGPRTAAQLVNELPEAELADMIFEYGEERFSRRIARAIVQARVLKALATTQELVAVIKGAVPAAYRHGRIHCATRTFQALRIAVNRELDVIAPAIRDAVDVLRPGGRLAVISFHSLEDRIVKHTLRALADEPQAQIRVLTKKPQVPSEAECRENPRARSAKLRVAERLPQECVQ
- the ftsL gene encoding cell division protein FtsL, whose protein sequence is MKKLLAVLMGVCLVFVFVWERVDMVRLGYHIERLKHEKVLLERERDELRVKVATLSAPDRIAKVATDKFGMTLPQPGQVVMVQSGPAEWPGASRQAAEVRLAQIDMSGGRR